CACCAGGTCGACCCGGTCCCCGTCCTTGAAGAAGATCCGGTAGTGTGGATCGAGTCGGGAAAGCGAGTAGTACTCGGCGGGGTCTCGTCCGAAGTGGCCGAAAAACCGCTCGAACACGTCGGACATCAGATACCAGGAGGGCCCCATGTCGAACTGGAAGCCGTCGACCTCCAGCCTGCTCGCGCGGCCGCCGAGCTGTTCGTTCTTTTCGAGGAGAGTCACGTCGGCACCGGCGTCGGCGAGATAACAGGCGGTCGAGAGCCCGCCGAACCCGCCGCCGATCACGACGACGGACTTCCCGGCGAGCGAGCCGAGATCCGTAGGCGAATCCATGCATCCCGATAGGTCTCTCGCAAGTGTCAATCTTGCCCCCGAGGAGAGACCAAGGCTCGAAGAATTAAGGCCGTTCCGACCGTACAGCGGGTATGGTTCTGACGGTCGTCGTCACCGGCGGGACGCGGGGAATCGGACACGCAGTCGCCCGCGCGTTCGCCGAACGTGGCGACCACGTCGTCGTCGCGTCGCGGGAGAAAGAGGCAGTCGAGGAAACAGTGTCGGAGCTGTCAGCACTCGACGGTACTGCGTCCGGCCTCCGAGCCGATGTCCGCGACGAGTTCGACGCCGAACGGTTGATGGAACGCGCCGCCCGTACGGGAGAGCGTGACGGGATCGACGTCGTTGTCGCGAACGCCGGCGTCGCCCACGGAACACCGGGTGAGCGGCCGATCGACGCGGAGCCGTACACGGCGTTCGACGACACTCTCCGGACCAACGTCCGTGGGGTGTTCGCGACGATACGCGAGGCGCTCCCGCACCTGACGACCGACGCGAGAGTGCTGGTTCCGTCGGGATCGGTCGCCCACGAGGCGAAACCGGGAACGGGCGCGTACGCGGTCTCGAAGGCGGGCGCCGAGGCGGTCGTCCGGGCGTTCGCTGCCGACATCGACGAGGCGGTCGGGGTCGTCGATCCCGGGCTCGTGGCGACCGACCTCACCGACGCGGATCGGGCTCGGGACCCGGCAGACATCGCTCCGATGTTCGTGTGGGCTGCCGTCGAGGCCGATCCGGAAACCCTCGACGGGGAACGAATCGATCTCAGGACGTGGAAGTCGGCGACGCGGTGACGTACTGCTCGAGGAAATTCTCTACGACGTCGTGGCCGACGCCAGTGAGCACGCTCTCGGGGTGGAACTGAACGCACTCGATCGGATACTCCCGGTGACGGATCCCCATCACCAGCGTCTCTTCGCCGTGTTCCGTGGTGGCGGACACGTCGAAACAGTCCGGAACCGTCCGGGCCACCAGCGAGTGATACCGGGCGGCGCTGAACCCGTCCGGGAGTCCAGCGAACACACCCTGTCCGTCGTGGTCGATCTGCGAGGCCTTCCCGTGGATCGGCGAGGGCGCGTGACCGACCTCCCCGCCGTACTCGTGGACGGCAGCCTCGAGCCCGAGACAGACCCCGAAGGTGGGAACCGTCGTGCTCGTCTCGCGGAGGACCTCGGCGGTGACACCGACGTCACGATCGTTTTTTGGATGCCCCGGGCCGGGGCTGATCACGACGGCGTCCGGATCGGCGGCCGACACGTCCGCGAGCGACGCCGTGTTTTTGAGCACCTCGACATCGACGAGTTCGGGGTCGTCCGTGGTTGCGTCGCCGACGCGCTGTTCGGAGAGATACTCGACCAGGTTGTAGGTGAACGAGTCGAAGTTGTCGATCACGAGCACCTTCATCGGGACGCCTCCAGATCGTTTCTCGAACCGATCCGGTCGACGGCTGCGAGGACGCCGTCCATCTTGCGTTCGGTCTCCTCGTACTCGGCGGCCGGATCGCTGTCGGCGACGAGCCCCGCACCCGCCCTGATGGTGAGCCGATCGACCGATTCCTCGTGATCGATCGTCGCCGTCCGGATCACGATCGCCATGTCCGCATCGCCGGTCCAGGAGTAGTAGCCGACCCCGCCGCCGTAGACGCCACGTGGTTCGGTTTCCAGCTCGTCGATGATCTCCATCGCCCGGACCTTCGGCGCGCCGGTGAGCGTCCCCGCCGGAAACGTCGCCCGGGTGGCGTCGAACGCGTCGGCGTCGTCGGCGAGACGCCCAGTGACCGTCGATTCGATGTGCTGGACGTGGCTGTACTTGAGCACGTTCATGAACTCCTCGACCCGAACCGATCCTGGGGTAGACACCCGTCGGACGTCGTTTCTGGCCAGATCCACGAGCATCGTGTGTTCGGCACGCTCCTTGTCGTCGGCGAGCATCTCCCCGGCGAGCCTGCGGTCCTCGGCGGGGCTATCGCCCCGGGGACCGGTGCCGGCGATGGGGTTCGACACGAGTCGACGCCCCTGGACAGAAACGAGCGTCTCCGGGCTCGCGCCGACGATCGACCGGTCCCCATACGACAGGAGGTACATGTACGGCGACGGGTTCACCTCCCGAAGCGACGCGTACAGCGCCAGCGGATCGATCTCCCCGTCGAACTCCCGCGTCCGGGAAATGACGCCCTGGTAGATGTCGCCGTCGAGCACGTGTCGCTTCGCGCGCCGAACCGCGTCCTCGTACTCCCCGCGGGCTCCGGCGCGCTCGGCCCGGATCTCTATCCCGTCGTCGATCGCGACCGGCTCGTCGGACGCCACAGACAGCATCTCTGCGACGTCCCGCGCCTCGGAGACGAGGGCGTCGTACTGTTCACCCGGATCGTCATCCGGCTGCAACAGTGGCGTCAACACCAGTTCGACGGTCCCCTCGACGTCGTCGAAGACAAGTGTTCGCGTCGTCAGGCAAAACTGGGCGTCGGGGACGATCGGCTCGGGACGGTCGACGCCGACCTCCTCGAGCCAGATGTCGTACACGGAATCGTACGACAGGAACCCGACCAATCCGCCGGACAACTGCTGGCGATCCGTCTCCGGAAAGCCGATCGGTTCGACGTCCGGCATCGACGCTCGAAGCCGATCCAGCGTGTCGCCCGTGTTCTCGACGTCGATCGCGTCGGCCGCCGGCCCGAACGACCTCACGTCCGTTCGATCGGGGTACACCGAGATCACGGCTTCCGGATCGTATCCGACGAAGGAATATCGGGCGTGTCGTTCGACGTCCGGACCGGGAGCGAACGCGCCATCGGGATCGCTCGAGGCGACCTTCCGTGCGCTCTCGAGCAGGAACGTGTAATCGCCGTTGCCCGCCGTGAGCGCCGCGTAGGCCGCAAGCGGCGAGATATCGACGTCGAGACTCGCCGCCATCCGAACCACCGCCGGCCCGGAGGCCCCTGCTGCGAGTTCGCAGAACTCCTCGCGGGAACGGTCGAGTTCGAACGCGCTTCCGGCGTCGACATCCGTCGACGTCACTGCACCACCTCCGGCGACCGCTCGGCGTTCCGGACGAACGTCGCCAGCGCCGTATGGTCCTTGACTCCCCCAGTGAGTTCGACGCCGCTTGCGACGTCGACGGCGTACGGTTCGGCGATCCGGACCGCCTCGCCGACGTTATCCGGCGTGAGCCCGCCCGCCAACACCACCGGCGACCGGAGTTCTCGGGTCAGTTCCCGGGTCGCCTCCCAGTCGTGTGTCCGTCCAGTTCCCCCTGCGCCCGCTTCGGTCGTGGAATCAATCAACAGCGCGTCGACCGCGGAGTCGAGCTTCCGGGCCCGGTCGGCGTCCTCGCAGTCGACCGCGACGGCGAGTTTCGTTCCAGTTTCGCTCCGGAGATATCCCAACTCCTCGGCTTCGAACTCCCCGTGGAGCTGGGTCACGTCGGGCTGGACCGTCCGGACGGCGTCGACCGCGTCCGACGGCGAGTCGGGCATCGTCACGAGCGTGGTGGTGACGAACGGCGGCGCCTCGGCGACGAGTTCGGCGGCATCGGCGAGATCCACCTCCCGCGGCGTGTCGACCGTGACGTCTGCGATCACGCCGACTGCGTCGGCGCCGGCCTCCACCGCCGCCCGGAGGTCAGCGCTGCGGGTGATGCCGCAGATCTTCACGCGGGCCATCAGGCCCCCCGCATGGTCTCGAGCGTCTCGGCGGCGTCCCCGACGTCGATCGCCTGCGCAGCCAGTTCGACACCCTCGCGCAGATCGTTGGCCAGCCCGGCGACGTAGACGGCGGCGCCGGCGTTGGCGAGGATGATGTCGCGTTTTGCCCCCTGTCGTTCCCCGGTCACGATCGCCTCGAGTTCGGTCGCGTTCTCCTGGGGCGTTCCCCCGGCGACTGCGTCGATGGGCGCCGAATCCAGGCCGAGATCCGCGGGCGTCAGCGTATACTCGGTCACGTCCTCGCCGTCGACCTCGGCGACGGTCGTGGGACCGTGGAGGCCGATCTCGTCGATGCCGTCACCGTGGACCACCAGCGCACGCTCGACGGGCATCCTGGTGAGCGAACCGGCGATCCGCGGCACGAGATCCGGATCGTACACACCCAGCACCTGTGCCTCCGCGCCCGCCGGGTTCGTCAGCGGGCCCAGCACGTTGAACACGGTCCGCATCGACAGCTCCCGCCGGGGCCCGATAACCGCCTTCATCGCCGGATGGAACACCGGAGCGAGCATGAAGCCGATCCCGTCGGACTCGATCATCCGCTCGACTGCCGGCGGTTCGGCGTCGATCTCCACGCCCGCCACCTCGAGGACGTCGGCGCTGCCCGACGAGGAGGAGACCGAGTAGTTGCCGTGTTTGGCGACTGCCGCCCCCGCCCCGGCGGCGACGATCGCGCTGGTCGTCGAGACGTTGATGGTGTCGTGATCGTCCCCGCCGGTGCCACAGGTGTCCACAAGCGGCGCACGGTCCGGCTCGATCGTCCGGGCCGCTTCCCGCATTCCCTGGGCGAAGCCGGCGACCTCCGTGTCGGTTTCTCCTTTCGCCCGGAGCGCCGCCAGCAGCGCCCCGATCTGTGCCTCCGTCGCCTCCTCGAACACGAGCGAGGCGGCCTCCCGCGCCTCTGTCAGACTCAGATCCTCTCCCTCCGTCACCCGTTCGATGTACGTTTCGATAGCCATATTATTACACCAATGTATGAGTTCGTCTTGTAATGTACAAGTCTGCTCATCAATAAAAGGCTGTCGGCAGCGGCTGATGGATCGGCACAAGCAGGTTCGAGTCCGCCATCGGCGGAAACCCCGATCAGCGATCGACGTCGACGACGGAGAGCGAGTCGTCGACGACCACCGAAAGCGTTTCACCGTCCTCCCTGTAGGTGACCACGGCCTGGAACGGGTCCCGGCTCCGGATCCGTGCGCGATCGGTGTCTATCGCCGCGTACTCCCAGATCTCGTGTCCGTCGATCGTTTTGTCCTGCTCGGAGTGAAAGGCGACGACAGCCGGATGATCGAGGAGGGACTGGCTCAGTCCACCCACTGGACTGGCCCCACACCGTCGGCAGTCGTACCGAACCACCGGAAAGTCCACCACCTGCTCGAAGAGGCCATCGGGCGCGTCCTCGGGTGGTTCCTCGTCGGGATCGACCGCGGGTTCGACAGTCACCTCCACTCGCCCATCGCAGTACCAGCAGAAACTGTTGTCGAGATGCTGAAACATCGATCGGAGATACCGACCGGCCACCTCCGGGATCTCGTCGCGGCCCACGTCGATGAGAACGCTTGGCGGGAGGGCGAACTGGCTTTTGACTGGACAGGTTTCACACTCGATTCGGACGGTCTCACCCTCGTAATACAGCGTTCGAGTGTCCCCGCAGGTCCGACACGGGTGATCAAGGGTAATCGGTTCGAGGGACCCTTCTAGTGTGTACGACCCGCGTTCGATCGCGCCATTAACCCAGGTGCCGGCTTCCGTGAGTTCGTACCCAGTTTCCGTCTTCGCGACGAACGTACCGACAAGTTTGTCGAGGTGATAGTTGAACTGACCCGAATCCCGCATCCCGACGGCGTCGCGGAGCTGCGAGAACGACGCCTCGTGACCGTCGGCCTCCCACAGCGCCCGGAGGATGGCAATGCGGTTGTCGTCCGCAAGCGCAGTGAACGCCTCCTCGGGATCCGCTTTCTCGGAGAATTCCGGATCCGACATGACTCACGTAATGTGGCTCCGCTCCCATAAATCGTGCCGCCTGTTGACGCACGGCGCGGCTGCCGGGCGACCGATCACCCGCCGTCAGTACCGTTCAGAACGGTCAACATGACCGCGCCGAAGAACGTCCCGCCGGCGAAGGTGGGTTCGGCGATCATGACGGGCAGGGCGACCAGCAACGCAATGTAGCCGATTAACCCGGCCAGAGACCGCTGATCGTGGTTCGAGAGTCCGGTCGATGCCTGACTTTGCAGCGAGTGAGACGTGTGTTGCATCACAGATAGTAGATAGAACGTGACCACCATAAATATAATCTGAATGATATTTCTGTAAGTGGCGTTACTGAAATTCCTTTCAGTACGAGCGCACGGGAAGTTCTCCAATTTTCGTGGGGAAACTTAAAAAGGAATACGGGGCAGCGTTCGACCCTGCAGCGGCTCGGCCTCGAGAACGGTTTCTATAGCGGATCGAACGAAGCCCGGAGAGCGAACCAAGCCTGGAGAGCGAACAATGGCTGTAAAATATTTAAAACAAGGGAATCCCACCGGCGGCGAGCGGAGCGAGGCGCGAGTGAAACGAGCGCCTCGGAACTGCGAACGGGGAGCGTAGCGACCCGTGAGCGGAGCGAGGCGCGAGTGAAACGAGCGCCTCGGAACTGCGAACGGGGAGCGTAGCGACCCGTGAGCGGAGCGAGGCGCGAGTGAAACGAGCGCCTCGGAACTGCGAACGGGGAGCGTAGCGACCCGTGAGCGGAGCGAGGCGCGAGTGAAACGAGCGCCTCGGAACTGCGAACGGGGAGCGTAGCGACCCGTGAGCGGAGCGAGGCGCGAGTGAAACGAGCGCCTCGGAACTGCGAACGGGGAGCGTAGCGACCCGTGAGCGGAGCGAGGCGCGAGTGAAACGAGCGCCTCGGAACTGCGAACGGGGAGCGTAGCGACCCGTGAGCGGAGCGAGCCGCCGGCTTTTTTGGTCGAGCTTTTTTGGCGGGGGTCGAGGGCGCTCTTCGAGCGCCCGAGGCCCCCGTTAAAAAAGGTCGGGGTTTAGTAGGACTTCGCGAAGTACGCCGTCCGTTCGGCGTCGTCGTCACAGACCGCACACGTCTCGTCGTGATCGCCGTCGGCGAGGTCGTCCTCCTCTTCGAAGGGCACCATTACGATCTCGGCGGCGATCTGATCTTTGACCTCGGTTTCACACGCCTCCTCGCCGCACCACGGCGCTTTCACGTACCCGCCGTGCTGACCGATCGTCCCGAGAATCTCGTCGCGGGTGTCCGCTTCCCGGACACCGTCCTCGAGGATCTCTTCGGCGGTGGCGTACAGCTTCGCGTACACCTCGTCGAGATGGTCCTGCACCGTCTCGTCTGCGTTCTCGCGATCCTCGACGGTCGACTCGCCGTCGGGGCGGTGAACCAGGGTGAGTTCGTCGTCGTCGACCTCATTGGGGCCGATCTCGATCCGGAGCGGGACGCCCTTCAGCTCCCACTCGTTGAACTTGAAACCGGGGTTGCGCCCCTCCCGGTCGTCAAGTTTGACGCGCACGCCATCTTCCTCGAGCTCCGCGGTCAGCTCCTCGGCGTACTCGAGTACCTCGTCTTTGGTGTCGGACTGCCAGATCGGGACGACGACGACCTGCTCGGGCGCCACTGTCGGGGGGAGCACGAGCCCCTGGTCGTCCGAGTGGGTCATGATCAAGGCGCCGATCGCCCGCCAGGAGATCCCCCAGGAGGTGGTGTGTGCGAGGTTCTGCTCCTCGTCCTCGTCGGCGTAGGTGATGTCGAACGCCTCCGCGAACGATGTCCCGAGGTAGTGGCTCGTCGATCCCTGGACCGACTTGCCGTCGGGCATGAGCGCCTCGATGGTCGTGGTCGTGTGGGCGCCGGGGAACTTGTCG
The Halalkaliarchaeum desulfuricum DNA segment above includes these coding regions:
- the trpG gene encoding anthranilate synthase component II encodes the protein MKVLVIDNFDSFTYNLVEYLSEQRVGDATTDDPELVDVEVLKNTASLADVSAADPDAVVISPGPGHPKNDRDVGVTAEVLRETSTTVPTFGVCLGLEAAVHEYGGEVGHAPSPIHGKASQIDHDGQGVFAGLPDGFSAARYHSLVARTVPDCFDVSATTEHGEETLVMGIRHREYPIECVQFHPESVLTGVGHDVVENFLEQYVTASPTSTS
- the proS gene encoding proline--tRNA ligase produces the protein MSEPTTEQELGITKSKEHETGEWYAEVVRKAKLASYGPEGMSGFIITRPRGYALWEAIRDDLDEQFKSTGVRNAYFPVFIPESYLQREKDIIEGFDPEVAWVTHGGHDELEERLAVRPTSESIITPYMSQWIRSHRDLPLRVNQWCGVVRWEATETKPFFRTKEFLWQEGHTAHRSREDALEETFRRLDQYESTYEDLLAMPVLKGEKPEHDKFPGAHTTTTIEALMPDGKSVQGSTSHYLGTSFAEAFDITYADEDEEQNLAHTTSWGISWRAIGALIMTHSDDQGLVLPPTVAPEQVVVVPIWQSDTKDEVLEYAEELTAELEEDGVRVKLDDREGRNPGFKFNEWELKGVPLRIEIGPNEVDDDELTLVHRPDGESTVEDRENADETVQDHLDEVYAKLYATAEEILEDGVREADTRDEILGTIGQHGGYVKAPWCGEEACETEVKDQIAAEIVMVPFEEEDDLADGDHDETCAVCDDDAERTAYFAKSY
- a CDS encoding ArsR/SmtB family transcription factor; translation: MSDPEFSEKADPEEAFTALADDNRIAILRALWEADGHEASFSQLRDAVGMRDSGQFNYHLDKLVGTFVAKTETGYELTEAGTWVNGAIERGSYTLEGSLEPITLDHPCRTCGDTRTLYYEGETVRIECETCPVKSQFALPPSVLIDVGRDEIPEVAGRYLRSMFQHLDNSFCWYCDGRVEVTVEPAVDPDEEPPEDAPDGLFEQVVDFPVVRYDCRRCGASPVGGLSQSLLDHPAVVAFHSEQDKTIDGHEIWEYAAIDTDRARIRSRDPFQAVVTYREDGETLSVVVDDSLSVVDVDR
- the trpE gene encoding anthranilate synthase component I, whose protein sequence is MTSTDVDAGSAFELDRSREEFCELAAGASGPAVVRMAASLDVDISPLAAYAALTAGNGDYTFLLESARKVASSDPDGAFAPGPDVERHARYSFVGYDPEAVISVYPDRTDVRSFGPAADAIDVENTGDTLDRLRASMPDVEPIGFPETDRQQLSGGLVGFLSYDSVYDIWLEEVGVDRPEPIVPDAQFCLTTRTLVFDDVEGTVELVLTPLLQPDDDPGEQYDALVSEARDVAEMLSVASDEPVAIDDGIEIRAERAGARGEYEDAVRRAKRHVLDGDIYQGVISRTREFDGEIDPLALYASLREVNPSPYMYLLSYGDRSIVGASPETLVSVQGRRLVSNPIAGTGPRGDSPAEDRRLAGEMLADDKERAEHTMLVDLARNDVRRVSTPGSVRVEEFMNVLKYSHVQHIESTVTGRLADDADAFDATRATFPAGTLTGAPKVRAMEIIDELETEPRGVYGGGVGYYSWTGDADMAIVIRTATIDHEESVDRLTIRAGAGLVADSDPAAEYEETERKMDGVLAAVDRIGSRNDLEASR
- a CDS encoding phosphoribosylanthranilate isomerase, translated to MARVKICGITRSADLRAAVEAGADAVGVIADVTVDTPREVDLADAAELVAEAPPFVTTTLVTMPDSPSDAVDAVRTVQPDVTQLHGEFEAEELGYLRSETGTKLAVAVDCEDADRARKLDSAVDALLIDSTTEAGAGGTGRTHDWEATRELTRELRSPVVLAGGLTPDNVGEAVRIAEPYAVDVASGVELTGGVKDHTALATFVRNAERSPEVVQ
- a CDS encoding SDR family NAD(P)-dependent oxidoreductase — encoded protein: MVLTVVVTGGTRGIGHAVARAFAERGDHVVVASREKEAVEETVSELSALDGTASGLRADVRDEFDAERLMERAARTGERDGIDVVVANAGVAHGTPGERPIDAEPYTAFDDTLRTNVRGVFATIREALPHLTTDARVLVPSGSVAHEAKPGTGAYAVSKAGAEAVVRAFAADIDEAVGVVDPGLVATDLTDADRARDPADIAPMFVWAAVEADPETLDGERIDLRTWKSATR
- the trpD gene encoding anthranilate phosphoribosyltransferase; this translates as METYIERVTEGEDLSLTEAREAASLVFEEATEAQIGALLAALRAKGETDTEVAGFAQGMREAARTIEPDRAPLVDTCGTGGDDHDTINVSTTSAIVAAGAGAAVAKHGNYSVSSSSGSADVLEVAGVEIDAEPPAVERMIESDGIGFMLAPVFHPAMKAVIGPRRELSMRTVFNVLGPLTNPAGAEAQVLGVYDPDLVPRIAGSLTRMPVERALVVHGDGIDEIGLHGPTTVAEVDGEDVTEYTLTPADLGLDSAPIDAVAGGTPQENATELEAIVTGERQGAKRDIILANAGAAVYVAGLANDLREGVELAAQAIDVGDAAETLETMRGA